In one window of Nicotiana tabacum cultivar K326 chromosome 12, ASM71507v2, whole genome shotgun sequence DNA:
- the LOC142167217 gene encoding uncharacterized protein LOC142167217 yields MGSSLFWFDNWKGLGALYFLVPLEFGVDKTIHNVYDVMDDSAWNADKIPEILPEEFAEHILLHMKPPVVHDVLDKPQWILETRGEFSVKSTWEYLRRRNEPANAYKKIWVKGLPFRIAFFMFKVWRDKLPLDDFFRIVGYLMASKCWSCAEPKEETGQHLFFTSYAANRVWKYFLGHAGFALDGITFHQVVTKCWTTDVIRRLQPILQALPAVIVWKLWKRRNNYKYRDAESIIRVIYQVSTTMQSLVRVRKSGLQNVSHKWPELLNMMEAYIPKLKVTKGNVIYGCGKEVQEGTNTKAEAKAILEALRFCVENAYVLIELHTDLMMLKNVITGEWSVPWAITA; encoded by the exons ATGGGATCCTCTCTTTTTTGGTTTGATAACTGGAAGGGATTGGGGGCTTTATATTTCCTTGTTCCTCTAGAGTTTGGAGTAGATAAAACAATCCATAATGTGTATGATGTGATGGATGATAGTGCTTGGAATGCAGATAAAATTCCGGAGATACTGCCAGAAGAATTTGCAGAGCATATTCTTCTGCATATGAAGCCTCCAGTGGTGCATGATGTTCTAGACAAGCCTCAATGGATACTGGAAACAAGAGGAGAGTTCAGTGTAAAGTCAACATGGGAATACTTGAGAAGAAGAAATGAACCTGCCAATGCTTACAAGAAAATATGGGTGAAAGGTTTGCCTTTCAGGATTGCTTTCTTCATGTTCAAAGTATGGAGAGATAAGCTACCTTTGGATGATTTTTTTAGGATAGTAGGATACCTAATGGCTTCTAAATGCTGGAGTTGTGCTGAACCAAAGGAGGAGACAGGGCAACATCTTTTCTTTACATCATATGCTGCTAATAGGGTGTGGAAATATTTTCTTGGGCATGCAGGTTTTGCATTGGATGGGATTACATTTCATCAGGTTGTGACTAAGTGCTGGACTACTGATGTGATTCGTAGATTGCAGCCTATTCTGCAAGCTTTACCAGCTGTTATTGTGTGGAAGTTATGGAAGAGAAGAAACAACTACAAATATAGAGATGCAGAATCTATAATTAGAGTCATCTATCAGGTTTCCACGACTATGCAATCCTTAGTTAGAGTTAGAAAGTCAGGCCTGCAGAATGTGTCACATAAATGGCCAGAGCTGCTGAATATGATGGAGGCCTATATACCTAAACTTAAGGTTACTAAG GGCAATGTAATATATGGATGTGGAAAGGAGGTACAGGAAGGGACAAATACTAAAGCTGAAGCAAAGGCAATTTTGGAAGCCTTGAGGTTTTGTGTGGAAAATGCCTATGTGCTTATTGAGCTTCACACTGATTTAATGATGCTAAAAAATGTGATAACTGGAGAATGGAGTGTGCCATGGGCCATTACTGCATAG